Proteins co-encoded in one Pseudomonas beijingensis genomic window:
- the lpdA gene encoding dihydrolipoyl dehydrogenase — protein MSNYDVVILGGGPGGYNAAIRAGQLGLKAACVEGRATLGGTCLNVGCMPSKALLHASELYEAATGAEFANLGIEVSPTLNLAQMMKQKDESVTGLTKGIEFLFRKNKVDWIKGWGHIDGPGKVTVTADDGSKTELNAKDIVIATGSEPMPLPGVTIDNQRILDSTGALALGEVPRHLVVIGAGVIGLELGSVWRRLGAQVTVVEYLDRICPGVDGEAGKTLQRALAKQGIQFKLSSKVTGATTSVSGVQLQIEPAAGGEAQTLDVDYVLVAIGRRPYTQGLGLENVGLSTDKRGMLANQRHRTEAPGVWVIGDVTSGPMLAHKAEDEAMACIEQIAGKAAEVNYALIPSVIYTRPELASVGKTEEQLKAEGRAYKVGKFPFTANSRAKINHETEGFAKVLADERTDEILGVHLVGPSVSEMIGEYCVAMEFSASAEDIALTCHPHPTRSEALRQAAMNVEGMATQM, from the coding sequence ATGAGCAACTACGACGTGGTCATTCTGGGCGGCGGGCCCGGCGGGTATAACGCGGCGATTAGGGCCGGTCAGTTAGGGTTGAAGGCCGCCTGTGTCGAGGGCCGGGCCACCCTGGGCGGCACCTGCCTGAACGTCGGTTGCATGCCTTCCAAGGCATTGCTGCACGCCTCGGAACTGTACGAAGCAGCCACGGGAGCGGAGTTCGCCAACCTGGGCATTGAAGTCAGTCCCACCCTCAATCTTGCGCAAATGATGAAGCAGAAAGACGAAAGCGTGACGGGCCTGACCAAGGGCATCGAGTTTCTGTTTCGCAAGAACAAGGTCGACTGGATCAAAGGCTGGGGCCACATCGACGGGCCAGGCAAAGTAACCGTCACCGCGGACGATGGCAGCAAGACCGAACTGAACGCCAAGGACATCGTCATCGCCACCGGCTCGGAACCCATGCCGCTGCCAGGCGTGACCATCGATAACCAGCGCATCCTCGACTCCACCGGTGCCTTGGCCTTGGGTGAAGTGCCTCGGCATCTGGTGGTGATCGGCGCAGGCGTGATCGGCTTGGAACTGGGTTCGGTCTGGCGGCGCCTGGGCGCCCAGGTGACGGTGGTGGAATACCTCGATCGCATCTGCCCGGGCGTGGACGGCGAGGCCGGCAAGACCTTGCAAAGGGCCTTGGCTAAACAAGGCATTCAATTCAAGTTGAGTTCGAAGGTCACCGGCGCCACGACCTCGGTCAGCGGCGTGCAATTGCAGATCGAACCGGCGGCGGGCGGAGAGGCACAGACCCTGGATGTCGATTACGTGCTGGTCGCCATCGGCCGTCGGCCCTACACGCAAGGGCTGGGGCTGGAAAACGTCGGGTTGAGCACCGATAAACGCGGCATGCTCGCCAACCAGCGTCACCGCACCGAAGCCCCCGGCGTCTGGGTGATCGGCGACGTGACGTCCGGACCGATGCTGGCCCACAAGGCCGAAGACGAAGCCATGGCCTGCATCGAACAGATCGCCGGCAAGGCCGCCGAGGTCAACTATGCACTGATCCCCAGCGTCATCTACACCCGTCCGGAACTGGCCAGCGTCGGCAAGACCGAGGAACAACTCAAGGCCGAAGGCCGCGCCTACAAGGTCGGCAAGTTTCCGTTCACGGCCAACAGCCGGGCCAAGATCAACCACGAGACCGAAGGGTTCGCCAAGGTCCTGGCCGATGAACGCACCGATGAAATCCTTGGCGTGCACCTGGTGGGCCCCAGCGTCAGTGAGATGATCGGTGAGTACTGCGTGGCCATGGAGTTCAGCGCCTCGGCCGAGGACATCGCCCTGACCTGCCACCCGCACCCTACCCGCTCGGAAGCGTTGCGCCAGGCGGCCATGAATGTGGAGGGGATGGCGACGCAGATGTAG
- the cls gene encoding cardiolipin synthase → MDYFGPHVFGYLIALIHTLGSIAAVHAVLTVRTAQGSIAWALSLTFIPYLTLIPYLVFGRSTFDGYIKARRQANEEMRKAISELNWRPWVEEALTARASQAYASLRAMPKLGRTPCLANNQVRLLVNGHATFEAIFQAIEQAREAVLIQFFIIHDDRLGQRLHTLLLKKAAEGVAVYLLYDRIGSHSLPHRYVQALRDGGVHVKAFATRSGWLNRFQVNFRNHRKIVVVDGVQGFVGGHNVGDEYMGDKPPLAPWRDTHVQVSGPVVASMQESFAEDWFWAARSLPPLILPDSYPDDGVLCQLLASGPADAYETCSLFFVEAIHAASERVWITTPYFIPDEAVFAALRLAVLRGVDVRILLPSRPDHKIVYAASSLYAFEAVRAGVRMFRYGPGFLHQKVVLIDREISAIGSANLDNRSFRLNFEVMLLTVDIPFATEVEQMLEADFAQAQEIDKQESRETHRLQKVGMRIARLISPIL, encoded by the coding sequence ATGGATTATTTCGGCCCGCATGTTTTCGGTTACCTGATCGCGCTGATCCATACCCTGGGTTCCATCGCCGCCGTCCACGCCGTACTGACGGTGCGCACAGCCCAAGGCTCGATTGCCTGGGCCCTGTCGCTGACCTTCATTCCCTACCTGACGTTGATTCCTTATCTGGTGTTCGGCCGCAGCACGTTCGATGGCTACATCAAGGCGCGTCGGCAAGCCAACGAAGAAATGCGCAAGGCGATCTCCGAGCTGAACTGGCGCCCGTGGGTCGAAGAAGCCCTGACCGCTCGCGCCTCCCAGGCCTACGCCTCGTTGCGGGCCATGCCGAAACTGGGGCGCACACCGTGCCTGGCGAATAACCAGGTGCGTTTGCTGGTCAACGGCCACGCCACGTTCGAGGCGATTTTCCAGGCCATCGAACAGGCACGAGAAGCTGTGCTGATTCAGTTTTTCATTATTCACGACGACCGCCTCGGTCAACGCCTGCACACACTGCTCTTGAAGAAAGCCGCCGAAGGCGTGGCGGTGTATTTGCTTTATGACCGCATTGGCAGCCATTCCCTGCCCCACCGCTACGTGCAAGCCTTGCGCGACGGGGGTGTCCACGTCAAAGCGTTCGCCACCCGCAGCGGCTGGCTCAATCGGTTCCAGGTCAACTTTCGCAACCATCGCAAGATCGTGGTGGTGGACGGTGTGCAAGGGTTTGTCGGCGGGCACAACGTGGGTGACGAATACATGGGCGACAAACCACCCTTGGCACCGTGGCGCGACACCCATGTGCAAGTGAGCGGGCCGGTAGTGGCGAGTATGCAAGAGTCGTTCGCCGAAGACTGGTTCTGGGCGGCCCGCTCCCTGCCCCCGCTGATCCTGCCGGACAGCTACCCGGACGACGGCGTGCTGTGCCAGTTGCTGGCCAGCGGTCCGGCCGATGCCTATGAAACCTGCTCACTGTTTTTCGTCGAGGCCATTCACGCCGCCAGCGAACGCGTCTGGATCACCACGCCTTACTTCATCCCCGACGAAGCAGTGTTTGCAGCCTTGCGCCTGGCTGTACTGCGGGGCGTGGATGTGCGCATCCTCCTGCCCTCGCGGCCCGACCACAAGATCGTCTACGCAGCTTCCAGCCTGTATGCGTTTGAAGCGGTACGAGCCGGTGTGCGGATGTTCCGTTATGGGCCGGGCTTCCTGCATCAGAAAGTGGTCTTGATCGACCGGGAAATCAGCGCCATTGGCAGTGCGAATCTGGACAACCGCTCGTTCCGCTTGAACTTCGAGGTCATGCTGCTCACCGTCGATATCCCGTTCGCCACCGAAGTCGAGCAGATGCTCGAAGCAGATTTCGCCCAGGCCCAGGAAATCGACAAACAGGAAAGCCGGGAGACCCACCGCCTACAGAAGGTCGGCATGCGGATCGCCCGGCTTATTTCGCCGATTCTCTAA
- the hflK gene encoding protease modulator HflK, translated as MSLVPRGTNELSSPWIQAGRLAFLALYAVTVLAALAWVFSNVRQIDPQNRAVVLHFGALDRIQNAGLLLAWPRPVEQVVLLPAADRVLERRVENLQRSDAALQADRVASFAMPVSDALAGSGYLLTGDAGVVQLDVRVFYKVTDPYAFVLQGEHVLPALDRLATRSAVALTAARDLDTILVARPELMGSDNQAAERRERLRGDLVQGLNRRLADLAATGQGLGIEVVRVDVQSSLPGPAVSAFNAVLTASQQADKAVANARTEAEKLTQAARQDADRAVQVAHAQASERLAKASADTATVLGLAKTQGSDPQMLLRLYRERMPAILRQAGSVTTVDPKDDSRLIIQGAGQ; from the coding sequence ATGAGTTTGGTTCCACGTGGAACAAACGAGTTATCCAGTCCGTGGATTCAGGCCGGTCGCTTGGCGTTTCTGGCGCTTTACGCCGTCACGGTGTTGGCGGCGTTGGCCTGGGTCTTTTCCAACGTGCGGCAGATCGACCCGCAGAATCGTGCAGTGGTGCTGCATTTTGGCGCCTTGGATCGAATCCAGAATGCCGGCCTCTTGTTGGCTTGGCCGCGCCCTGTGGAGCAAGTGGTCCTGCTGCCAGCAGCGGATCGGGTGCTTGAGCGGCGGGTGGAGAATCTGCAGCGCTCGGACGCGGCCTTGCAGGCTGATCGTGTGGCCAGTTTCGCCATGCCGGTCAGCGATGCATTAGCCGGTTCTGGTTATTTATTGACCGGTGATGCCGGCGTGGTGCAACTGGATGTGCGGGTGTTCTACAAGGTCACCGACCCTTACGCTTTCGTCTTGCAAGGCGAACATGTCCTGCCGGCGCTGGACCGACTGGCGACCCGCAGTGCCGTGGCCCTGACTGCGGCCCGGGACCTGGACACCATTCTGGTGGCTCGGCCCGAACTGATGGGCAGTGACAACCAGGCTGCCGAGCGCCGCGAACGCTTGCGAGGCGATCTGGTGCAGGGACTTAACCGACGCCTGGCTGACTTGGCGGCGACAGGGCAGGGGCTGGGCATCGAAGTGGTGCGGGTCGACGTGCAATCGAGTCTGCCCGGGCCGGCGGTGAGTGCTTTCAACGCGGTACTGACCGCCAGCCAGCAGGCCGATAAAGCTGTGGCCAACGCCCGGACTGAAGCGGAAAAACTCACCCAGGCCGCCCGTCAAGACGCCGACCGTGCCGTGCAAGTCGCCCATGCCCAGGCCAGCGAACGGCTCGCCAAGGCGTCGGCCGACACGGCCACGGTGCTCGGGCTGGCGAAGACCCAAGGAAGCGATCCGCAAATGCTGCTGCGCCTGTATCGCGAACGCATGCCCGCCATCCTTCGTCAGGCCGGTTCAGTGACCACGGTCGACCCGAAAGACGATTCTCGTCTGATCATCCAGGGAGCCGGCCAATGA
- a CDS encoding heavy metal translocating P-type ATPase, translating into MTAQTPAVPMLSSAEQRIAARQLTLAMLALGLLALGLAWRGWSPEQSGVSQLLLGFASLLVAVPVMRSAWYSLRYPSLHGITDQLIALAMLGAWATGDLLTAALLPIIMIFGHVLEERSVIGSQEAIHALGQLTRSQGRKVQADGSIIDVDNATLQAGDVVEVRAGDRVPADGRVLSGQASLDTAPITGESVPLEAVVGTEVFGGAINLDGLLRLEVTRTGAESTLGKVIALMQNAERSKPPITRLLERYAGSYLVLVLLLAAVTWFVTNDAQAMLAVLVAACPCALVLSAPATAIAGIAVAARHGILIRSSAFLEELADLTSLVVDKTGTLTYGVLRLQSIDHARDAHASLLLPLAASLGSASSHPVSRALAGLVEQDSCLALTDIRERQGLGVVAMTAQGEAALGRPELFAQLGIQTSAVPEHDGPIAGLALDGQFLAWLLLADSVKPEAQVAMAELRELGLGRQLLLTGDRQSVATNLARDVGIGDVQAQALPEDKLKRVMAEIDHGFRPMVVGDGINDSLALKAGVVGVAMGAGGADIALASADIVLIGSDLRRLGTCVRLSRQCRRTLQVNVIIGLGWTLAIVAFAAFGWLGAAGAMIAALLHNLSTLLVLGNAGRLLRFQEPLLKIQAKGTVG; encoded by the coding sequence ATGACCGCTCAAACACCTGCTGTACCGATGTTGTCCTCGGCTGAGCAACGCATCGCTGCTCGGCAATTGACCTTGGCGATGCTCGCTCTCGGCTTGCTCGCGCTGGGTCTGGCCTGGCGCGGCTGGTCGCCGGAGCAGAGTGGTGTCAGCCAGTTGCTGTTGGGTTTCGCCTCGCTGCTGGTGGCGGTGCCGGTGATGCGTTCGGCTTGGTACAGCTTGCGCTATCCAAGCCTGCACGGGATCACCGACCAACTGATCGCCCTGGCGATGCTCGGCGCCTGGGCCACTGGCGATCTGCTGACGGCGGCGTTGCTGCCGATCATCATGATCTTCGGCCATGTGCTGGAAGAGCGCAGTGTCATCGGTTCCCAGGAGGCGATCCATGCCCTTGGCCAACTGACCCGCAGCCAAGGTCGCAAGGTACAGGCCGACGGCTCGATCATCGATGTCGACAACGCGACGCTCCAGGCCGGTGATGTGGTGGAGGTGCGCGCCGGTGACCGGGTGCCGGCCGATGGTCGGGTGCTGTCCGGCCAGGCCAGCCTCGACACCGCGCCCATCACCGGTGAGTCGGTGCCGCTGGAGGCGGTGGTCGGCACGGAAGTCTTTGGTGGCGCGATCAACCTCGATGGCCTGCTGCGGCTGGAAGTGACCCGCACCGGTGCAGAATCCACCCTGGGCAAAGTCATCGCCTTGATGCAAAACGCCGAACGCTCCAAACCACCCATCACCCGCTTGCTGGAACGATACGCCGGTAGTTACCTGGTATTGGTGTTGTTGCTGGCGGCAGTGACCTGGTTCGTGACCAACGATGCCCAGGCGATGCTGGCGGTTCTAGTGGCCGCGTGTCCTTGCGCGTTGGTGCTATCGGCACCGGCCACTGCCATTGCCGGGATCGCCGTGGCGGCGCGCCACGGGATCCTGATTCGCAGCTCGGCCTTTCTGGAAGAACTGGCGGACTTGACCTCATTGGTGGTCGACAAGACCGGCACCTTGACCTATGGCGTGCTGCGCCTGCAATCCATCGACCATGCCCGGGATGCTCACGCATCGTTGTTGCTGCCGTTGGCCGCCAGCCTCGGTTCGGCCAGCAGCCATCCGGTCAGTCGTGCGTTGGCGGGGTTGGTGGAACAGGACAGCTGCCTGGCGCTGACGGACATTCGCGAGCGCCAAGGGTTGGGTGTGGTCGCAATGACGGCCCAGGGCGAAGCGGCGCTCGGTCGGCCGGAATTGTTTGCACAGCTGGGCATTCAAACCTCAGCGGTTCCTGAGCACGACGGCCCGATTGCCGGCTTGGCCCTGGACGGGCAGTTCCTCGCCTGGCTGCTGTTGGCCGACAGCGTCAAGCCGGAGGCACAGGTGGCCATGGCCGAGCTGCGGGAGTTGGGCTTGGGCCGTCAGTTGTTGTTGACCGGCGACCGCCAGAGCGTGGCCACGAACCTGGCCCGGGATGTCGGCATCGGCGATGTGCAAGCCCAGGCTTTGCCGGAAGACAAACTCAAGCGGGTCATGGCTGAAATCGACCATGGGTTTCGTCCCATGGTGGTGGGCGATGGCATCAACGACTCCCTGGCGCTCAAGGCCGGGGTGGTGGGCGTCGCCATGGGCGCGGGCGGTGCGGACATCGCCCTGGCATCGGCAGATATTGTGCTGATTGGCAGCGACCTGCGGCGCCTCGGCACCTGCGTGCGACTGAGTCGCCAGTGTCGGCGCACGTTGCAGGTCAATGTGATCATTGGCTTGGGCTGGACGCTGGCCATCGTTGCCTTTGCCGCCTTCGGCTGGCTGGGCGCGGCGGGGGCAATGATCGCTGCGCTGCTGCACAATCTCAGTACCCTGCTAGTGTTAGGTAATGCCGGGCGCTTGCTGCGGTTCCAGGAGCCACTGCTCAAGATCCAAGCGAAGGGCACCGTTGGGTAG
- a CDS encoding protease modulator HflK, with product MQVDLDIEGTQVAEWPRFQRASFQGRRLKRIAYALGSVAGLGLVLAFFIGVFSPQSLWPALLVSQGAGLLVLVAGLQSAWWVAQWRSKALLPAVDNLPTENEPVDNPGWYERLLDSIGARSVGLLKQIGAPALWLAGWAVLVLLSLEQAWNLQLPAAALGVSASVGAVLSLLLAFGLLVFERQLAQQSPVEWPEAPALGQLTRVAIIVLVLGALCLLFVAETSIWPVRLAVLMGLLPGLVAAELLLRAVLSLFIPRRDALEPTPLGRSVIADLLRWPPQPWLALQHELHNRFGIDLRQIWAFSYMRRAFLPVLALVALVGWLLTGVHEVPLQGRGIYERFGKPIEVFGPGLHVALPWPWGRVLNVENGVVHELATSVADSRAVVEAEPAEGPAPAIANRLWDASHVNDKSQVIASRRANQQSFQIVNMDVRFVYRIGLTDAAALAATYNSADVPTLIRSTASRILVHEFASRTLDGLLGADRVSLADEIGRAVQADLQTLDSGVEILATVVEAIHPPAGAANAYHGVQAAQIGAQALIARERGAAAEQTNQAQLQASIAHDQASATAREINATAQAADLRFNADRKAYATAGHAFVLEHYLSQLSQGLGNAQLLILDHRLGGSNNAPTIDLRTFTLPADPASPRNPVPSGAAH from the coding sequence ATGCAAGTCGATCTAGATATCGAGGGGACACAAGTGGCCGAATGGCCGCGTTTCCAGCGAGCGTCGTTTCAAGGGCGCCGCTTGAAGCGGATCGCCTACGCCTTGGGAAGCGTGGCGGGCTTGGGCTTGGTCCTGGCATTTTTTATTGGGGTGTTTTCGCCGCAATCGCTGTGGCCGGCCTTGCTGGTCAGCCAAGGTGCGGGACTGTTGGTGCTGGTGGCGGGCTTGCAATCGGCCTGGTGGGTGGCGCAATGGCGCAGCAAGGCGTTGTTGCCGGCTGTGGATAACCTGCCGACGGAAAACGAGCCTGTTGATAACCCGGGTTGGTATGAGCGGCTGCTGGATAGCATCGGTGCCCGTTCAGTCGGCCTGCTCAAGCAAATCGGTGCGCCTGCGTTGTGGCTGGCCGGTTGGGCCGTGCTGGTATTACTCAGCCTGGAGCAAGCCTGGAACCTGCAATTGCCGGCTGCCGCCCTTGGCGTCTCGGCCAGTGTAGGGGCGGTGCTGTCGTTGTTGTTGGCGTTCGGGCTATTGGTGTTCGAGCGGCAATTGGCCCAGCAGTCCCCGGTGGAATGGCCGGAAGCGCCAGCGCTGGGGCAACTGACGCGAGTGGCGATCATCGTGTTGGTGCTCGGCGCCCTGTGCTTGCTGTTCGTCGCAGAAACGTCCATCTGGCCGGTGCGCCTGGCGGTGCTGATGGGGCTATTGCCAGGGCTGGTGGCGGCGGAGTTGTTGTTGCGCGCGGTGCTGTCGTTGTTCATCCCGCGCCGGGACGCCCTGGAGCCGACGCCGCTGGGCCGCAGTGTCATCGCCGATCTGCTGCGCTGGCCGCCGCAACCTTGGCTGGCCTTGCAACATGAACTGCACAACCGTTTCGGCATCGATCTGCGCCAGATCTGGGCCTTCAGCTACATGCGCCGGGCTTTTTTGCCGGTGTTGGCGTTGGTGGCGCTGGTGGGCTGGTTGTTGACAGGCGTGCACGAAGTGCCGCTGCAGGGGCGGGGCATCTATGAGCGCTTTGGTAAACCGATAGAGGTATTCGGGCCCGGCCTGCACGTCGCCTTACCTTGGCCGTGGGGCAGGGTGCTCAACGTCGAGAATGGCGTGGTGCATGAACTGGCGACCAGCGTTGCGGATAGTCGAGCGGTTGTCGAGGCTGAACCGGCGGAGGGGCCGGCACCGGCCATTGCCAATCGGTTGTGGGACGCCAGTCACGTGAACGACAAGTCCCAAGTCATTGCCAGTCGTCGTGCTAACCAACAGAGCTTCCAGATCGTCAACATGGACGTGCGTTTTGTCTATCGCATCGGCCTGACGGATGCCGCGGCGTTGGCGGCGACTTACAACAGCGCCGATGTGCCGACGCTGATCCGCAGCACCGCCAGCCGCATCCTGGTGCATGAGTTTGCTTCGCGTACGTTGGATGGTTTGTTGGGCGCCGACCGTGTGAGCCTGGCCGACGAAATCGGTCGCGCCGTACAGGCGGATTTGCAGACCCTCGACAGCGGTGTGGAAATCCTGGCGACGGTGGTGGAGGCGATTCATCCGCCGGCCGGTGCGGCCAATGCCTACCACGGCGTACAGGCGGCACAGATCGGCGCCCAGGCATTGATCGCCCGGGAGCGTGGTGCGGCGGCGGAACAGACCAACCAGGCGCAATTGCAAGCCAGCATCGCCCATGACCAGGCCAGCGCCACTGCGCGGGAAATCAACGCGACCGCCCAGGCGGCCGATTTGCGTTTCAACGCCGACCGCAAAGCCTACGCCACGGCAGGGCACGCTTTTGTGCTGGAACATTACTTGAGCCAACTGAGCCAGGGCCTCGGCAATGCCCAGTTGCTGATTCTCGATCATCGCCTGGGCGGTAGCAACAACGCGCCGACCATCGACTTGCGTACCTTCACGCTGCCGGCCGACCCCGCGTCGCCGCGTAACCCTGTCCCGTCAGGAGCTGCCCATTGA
- the cfaB gene encoding C17 cyclopropane fatty acid synthase CfaB — protein MLAQLPPALQNLHLPLRLRLWDGHEFSLGDDPSVTIVVKDPQMVAQFTHPSLDALGAAFVEGKLELEGSIHEVIRVCDELSQALVEDDPDNQPVRSVHDKETDAKAISYHYDLSNAFYQLWLDSDMAYSCAYFETGSETLEQAQQAKFRHLCRKLRLQPGDYLLDVGCGWGGLARYAAREFGAKVFGITLSKAQLTLARERVKAEGLEDQVELQLLDYRDLPQDGRFDKVVSVGMFEHVGHANLKQYCKTLFGAVREGGLVMNHGITAKHTDGRPVGRGAGEFIEKYVFPNGELPHLSMISAHISEAGLEIVDVESLRMHYARTLDHWSERLEDNLEAASKEVPEQALRIWRLYLAGCAYAFAKGWINLHQILAVKAHADGSHELPWTRDDIYTP, from the coding sequence ATGCTCGCGCAACTTCCACCGGCCTTACAGAATCTGCATCTACCGCTTCGGTTGCGGCTCTGGGATGGCCATGAATTTTCACTGGGGGACGACCCCAGCGTCACGATTGTGGTCAAGGACCCGCAAATGGTCGCGCAATTCACCCACCCCAGCCTGGACGCATTGGGGGCGGCGTTTGTCGAAGGCAAGCTGGAACTCGAAGGTTCGATCCACGAAGTCATTCGGGTCTGCGATGAATTGAGCCAGGCGTTGGTGGAGGACGATCCCGACAACCAGCCGGTGCGCTCGGTCCACGACAAGGAAACCGACGCCAAGGCGATCTCCTACCACTACGATCTCTCCAACGCGTTTTATCAGCTATGGCTCGACAGCGACATGGCCTATTCCTGTGCCTATTTCGAGACGGGCAGCGAAACCCTCGAACAGGCCCAGCAAGCCAAATTCCGCCATTTGTGCCGCAAGCTGCGACTGCAACCGGGTGACTATCTGCTGGATGTCGGGTGCGGCTGGGGCGGCCTGGCGCGTTATGCCGCACGGGAGTTCGGTGCTAAGGTCTTCGGCATCACCCTGAGCAAGGCGCAACTGACGCTGGCTCGGGAGCGGGTCAAGGCCGAAGGCCTGGAGGATCAGGTCGAGTTGCAACTGCTGGATTACCGTGACCTGCCCCAGGACGGCCGCTTCGACAAGGTGGTCAGCGTGGGTATGTTCGAGCATGTCGGCCACGCCAACCTGAAGCAGTACTGCAAGACGCTGTTCGGCGCCGTGCGCGAGGGTGGGCTGGTGATGAACCATGGCATCACCGCCAAGCACACCGACGGGCGTCCGGTCGGTCGTGGCGCGGGCGAATTCATTGAGAAGTACGTATTTCCCAACGGCGAGCTGCCGCACCTGTCGATGATTTCCGCCCACATCAGCGAAGCGGGACTGGAGATCGTCGATGTGGAAAGCTTGCGCATGCACTACGCACGTACGCTCGATCACTGGAGTGAGCGCCTGGAGGACAACCTTGAGGCAGCGTCGAAGGAAGTGCCGGAGCAGGCGTTGCGGATCTGGCGTCTGTACCTGGCCGGCTGCGCCTACGCGTTCGCCAAGGGCTGGATCAACCTGCATCAGATCCTGGCGGTGAAGGCTCATGCCGATGGTAGCCATGAGTTGCCGTGGACCCGCGACGACATCTACACGCCTTAG
- the hflC gene encoding protease modulator HflC, with protein MSQSPSHGHHDHAGHDHGHGGHHHGHHHHHHGDPQQAGPFPWRRMGWAVLLVAFAVAAASLVQVRSGEATVITRFGNPARVLLQPGLGWRWPAPFEAAIPVDLRLRTTSSGLQDVGTRDGLRIIVQAYVAWQVQGDPDNVQRFMRAVQNQPDEAARQIRTFVGSALETTAASFDLANLVNTDASQVRIADFEAQLRQQIDQQLLTTYGVRVLQVGIERLTLPSVTLTATVDRMRAERETIATERTAIGKREAAQIRSAAERDARVVQADAAVKAADIEAQSRVEAAEIYGRAYAGSPQLYNLLRSLDTLGTIVSPSTKLILRTDAAPFRVLVDGPVSVEGKGGTQP; from the coding sequence TTGAGCCAGTCCCCTTCACACGGTCACCACGACCACGCCGGTCACGATCACGGTCATGGCGGTCATCACCACGGCCATCATCACCACCATCACGGCGACCCGCAGCAGGCCGGGCCATTTCCTTGGCGGCGGATGGGCTGGGCGGTGCTGCTGGTGGCATTTGCCGTTGCGGCCGCGAGCTTGGTGCAAGTACGGTCGGGGGAGGCCACGGTCATTACCCGTTTCGGCAATCCGGCCCGGGTGCTGCTGCAACCTGGCCTGGGATGGCGCTGGCCAGCGCCGTTCGAGGCGGCGATCCCGGTGGACCTGCGATTGCGCACCACGTCCAGCGGCCTGCAGGATGTCGGGACCCGCGATGGACTGCGGATCATTGTCCAGGCCTACGTGGCCTGGCAGGTGCAGGGTGACCCGGACAACGTGCAGCGTTTCATGCGTGCGGTGCAGAACCAGCCGGACGAAGCCGCACGGCAGATCCGCACGTTTGTCGGCTCGGCGCTGGAAACCACAGCCGCCAGTTTTGACCTGGCGAACCTGGTCAACACCGATGCCAGCCAAGTGCGCATCGCCGATTTCGAAGCGCAGTTGCGTCAGCAAATCGATCAGCAGTTGCTCACCACTTACGGCGTGCGGGTGTTGCAAGTCGGTATCGAGCGCTTGACCTTGCCCTCGGTAACGCTGACCGCAACGGTGGACCGCATGCGGGCCGAGCGCGAGACCATCGCCACTGAGCGCACCGCCATCGGCAAACGCGAAGCGGCGCAGATTCGCTCCGCCGCGGAACGTGATGCCCGTGTCGTGCAAGCCGATGCCGCGGTAAAGGCTGCGGATATCGAAGCACAATCCCGGGTAGAAGCGGCCGAGATTTATGGCCGGGCGTACGCCGGCTCTCCCCAGCTTTACAACCTGCTCCGTTCGCTGGACACCTTGGGCACCATCGTCAGCCCGAGTACAAAGTTGATTTTGCGCACCGACGCCGCGCCGTTCCGTGTCCTGGTAGACGGGCCTGTTTCCGTGGAAGGCAAAGGTGGAACACAACCATGA